A single Oryctolagus cuniculus chromosome 16, mOryCun1.1, whole genome shotgun sequence DNA region contains:
- the LOC100348445 gene encoding olfactory receptor 7E178-like: protein MQNITRVSEFHLMGFSEDPELQPFLFVLFLSMYLITVIGNLLIILVIISDSHLHTPMYFFLCNLSLADVGFTSTTVPKMIVDIHTHSTVISYVGCLTQMSLFLICGCMDDLILTVMAYDRFVAICHPLHYQAIMNPSCCGFLVLTSFMASLLDSLLHSLMVLKVTCFKDVEISNFFCDPSQLLSLACSHSFTNDIVRYLVGIIYGFFPISGILFSYYKIVSSILRVPSPGGRYRAFSTCGSHLLVVCLFYGSSIGVYFSSAFSVSPGKGALASVVYTVVTPMLNPFIYSLRNRDIKRALWRLLRKTGSSQSLHHASGLMVGTAAK from the coding sequence ATGCAAAATATCACACGTGTCTCAGAATTCCATCTCATGGGATTCTCAGAGGATCCAGAACTGCAGCCCTTCCTCTTTGTGCTGTTTCTGTCCATGTACCTGATCACAGTGATTGGGAACCTGCTCATCATCTTGGTCATCATCTCAGACTCCCACCTGCATACCCCCATGTATTTTTTCCTCTGCAACCTGTCCTTGGCTGATGTGGGTTTCACCTCCACCACGGTTCCCAAGATGATTGTGGACatccacactcacagcacagtcatctcctatgtgggctgcctgacgcagatgtctctctttctcatctgtgGATGCATGGATGATTTGATTCTGActgtgatggcctatgaccggTTTGTTGCCATCTGTCACCCCCTGCATTACCAGGCCATcatgaatcccagctgctgtggcttcTTAGTTTTGACATCCTTTATGGCCAGCCTTTTGGATTCCCTGCTGCACAGTTTGATGGTCTTGAAAGTTACCTGCTTCAAGGATgttgaaatttctaatttcttctgtgacccttcTCAGCTTCTCAGTCTTGCCTGCTCTCACTCCTTCACCAATGACATAGTCCGGTATCTTGTTGGCATCATATATGGTTTTTTCCCTATCTCAGGGATCCTCTTCTCTTACTATAAAATCGTTTCTTCCATTCTGAGAGTCCCATCACCAGGTGGGAGGTACagagccttctccacctgtggctctcacCTGTTGGTCGTTTGCTTATTTTATGGAAGCTCCATTGGGGTGTATTTCAGTTCAGCTTTCTCAGTGTCTCCTGGAAAGGGTGCCTTGGCCTCAGTGGTGTACACTGTGGTCACTCCCATGCTCAATCCCtttatctacagcctgaggaacagggaCATCAAGAGGGCCCTGTGGAGGCTCCTCAGGAAAACAGGCTCATCTCAGTCCCTACACCATGCATCTGGACTCATGGTGGGAACTGCAGCAAAATGA
- the LOC138845763 gene encoding olfactory receptor 7E178-like, with protein sequence MDFSEMTELQPLLFGLFLSMYLVMVLRNLLIILAVSSDSHLHSPTYFFLCNLFLADVGFTSTMVPKMIVDIHTHSTVISYVGCLMQMSHSVICGCMDALLLTVMACDRFVAICHPLHYQAIMNPGRCGFLVLVSFGASLLYSLLQNLMVLRDSCFKKVEISNFFCEPTQLLSLTPYDSFTNDVFTYLVGIIYGFLLISEILLSYYNVVFSILRIPSPGGKYKTFSICGSQVSVVCLFYGTGLGVYLSSTFSLSPGQGAWASVVYTLVTPMLNPFIYSLRNRDLKRAIQKLLSNTA encoded by the coding sequence ATGGACTTCTCAGAGATGACAGAACTGCAGCCACTCCTCTTTGGGCTGTTCCTGTCCATGTACCTGGTCATGGTGCTCAGGAACTTGCTCATCATCCTTGCTGTCAGCTCagactcccacctccactcccccaCATACTTCTTCCTCTGCAACCTGTTCTTGGCTGATGTGGGTTTCACCTCCACCATGGTTCCCAAGATGATTGTGGACatccacactcacagcacagtcatctcctatgtgggctgcCTGATGCAGATGTCTCACTCTGTTATCTGTGGATGCATGGATGCTTTGCTTCTGACCGTGATGGCCTGTGACCGGTTTGTTGCCATCTGTCACCCCCTGCATTACCAGGCCATCATGAATCCTGGCCGCTGTGGCTTCTTAGTTTTGGTGTCCTTTGGGGCCAGCCTTCTGTATTCCCTGCTGCAGAATTTGATGGTCTTAAGGGATTCCTGCTTTAAGAAAGtggaaatttctaatttcttctgtgagCCTACTCAGCTTCTCAGCCTGACTCCCTACGATTCCTTCACCAATGATGTATTCACATATCTTGTTGGCATCATCTATGGTTTTCTCCTTATCTCAGAGATCCTCCTCTCTTACTATAACGTTGTGTTCTCCATTCTGAGAATCCCCTCACCAGGTGGGAAGTACAAAACCTTCTCTATCTGTGGCTCTCAAGTGTCagttgtttgcttattttatggAACAGGCCTTGGAGTTTATCTCAGTTCAACTTTCTCACTTTCTCCGGGGCAGGGTGCCTGGGCTTCAGTGGTGTACACTCTGGTCACCCCCATGCTCAACCCCtttatctacagcctgaggaacagggaCTTGAAGAGAGCCATACAGAAGCTCCTCAGCAACACAGCCTAA
- the LOC100345385 gene encoding olfactory receptor 7E178-like, which produces MYLVTVLGNLLIILAVRSDSHLHTPMYFFLCNLSLADMGLTSTTVPKAIVDVYTHSTVISYVGCLAQMSLFIIYGCMDDLILTVMAYDRFVAICHPLHYQVIMNPHRCGFLVSVTVVGSLLDSLLHNLMVLQVTCFKDVEISNFFCDPSQLLNLTCLDTIIHDIFVYFIGVVYAFLPMSALFFSYYKIISSILRVPSPGGKYKAFSTCGSHLTVVCLFYGTGLGVYLSSNFSLSLGEGAWASVVYTLVTPMLNPFIYSLRNRDIKGAISRLLSNTVPVPCIWGTS; this is translated from the coding sequence ATGTACTTGGTCACAGTGCTCGGGAATCTGCTCATCATCCTGGCTGTCAGATCAGACTCCCAcctccacacccccatgtacttcttcctctgcaaCTTGTCCTTGGCTGACATGGGTCTCACCTCTACCACGGTTCCCAAGGCGATTGTGGATGTCTATACTCACAGCACAGtcatctcctatgtgggatgcctggCACAGATGTCTCTCTTCATCATCTATGGATGCATGGATGATTTGATTCTGACAGTGATGGCCTATGACAGGTTTGTCGCCATCTGTCACCCTCTTCATTACCAGGTCATCATGAACCCCCACCGCTGTGGCTTCTTAGTTTCAGTGACAGTTGTGGgcagtcttttggattccctgctGCATAATTTGATGGTCTTGCAAGTTACCTGCTTCAAGGATgttgaaatttctaatttcttctgtgatcctTCGCAGCTTCTCAACCTCACCTGCCTTGATACCATCATTCATgacatatttgtatattttattggtGTTGTATATGCCTTTCTCCCTATGTCAGCACTCTTCTTCTCTTATTATAAAATCATTTCCTCCATTCTGAGGGTCCCATCACCAGGTGGGAAGTacaaagccttctccacctgtggctctcatTTGACagttgtttgcttattttatggAACAGGCCTTGGGGTCTATCTCAGTTCAAATTTCTCACTTTCTCTGGGGGAGGGTGCCTGGGCTTCAGTGGTGTACACTCTGGTCACCCCCATGCTCAACCCCtttatctacagcctgaggaacagggaCATCAAGGGGGCTATCTCAAGGCTCCTCAGCAACACAGTCCCAGTGCCATGCATTTGGGGTACTAGTTGA